A single genomic interval of Haloterrigena salifodinae harbors:
- a CDS encoding 50S ribosomal protein L30 — MKAVVQVRGEVNRHEDVEDTLQMLNIHSVNHCALVPETDTYTGMVHKVNDYVAHGEPDTEVLETVLEKRAEPLEGKQSDVDEEWLAENADYDDFGALAEALLAEETTLREQGLSPTLRLHPPRGGHEGIKKPTAEGGQLGKHTTGQINDLLESMR; from the coding sequence ATGAAGGCTGTTGTGCAGGTACGCGGTGAGGTGAACCGCCACGAAGACGTCGAAGACACGCTGCAGATGCTCAACATCCACAGCGTCAACCACTGTGCGCTCGTCCCCGAGACCGACACCTACACGGGGATGGTCCACAAGGTCAACGACTACGTCGCCCACGGCGAACCCGACACCGAGGTGCTCGAGACCGTGCTCGAAAAGCGCGCCGAGCCCCTCGAGGGCAAGCAGTCCGACGTCGACGAGGAGTGGCTGGCCGAGAACGCCGACTACGACGACTTCGGTGCGCTCGCCGAGGCGCTGCTCGCCGAGGAGACGACGCTGCGCGAGCAGGGACTGTCGCCGACGCTGCGACTCCACCCCCCGCGTGGGGGCCACGAGGGCATCAAAAAACCGACGGCTGAGGGCGGTCAACTCGGAAAGCATACAACGGGGCAGATTAACGACCTGCTAGAATCGATGCGATAA
- the rplX gene encoding 50S ribosomal protein L24, which translates to MSEQPSKQRNQTERAPLHKRQKQLHATLSDELREEYDTRRTRVNAGDTVEVMRGDHAGDEGEVLRAILEDGTIHVEDVTVETADGEEVPRPLDPSNVRITELDLEDERREARLEGDSE; encoded by the coding sequence ATGAGCGAACAACCATCCAAACAGCGAAATCAGACGGAGCGTGCACCGCTGCACAAGCGACAGAAGCAGCTTCACGCGACGCTGTCCGACGAGCTCCGAGAGGAGTACGACACCCGTCGAACCCGCGTCAATGCGGGCGACACGGTCGAGGTCATGCGCGGCGACCACGCCGGCGACGAAGGCGAGGTTCTGCGCGCGATCCTCGAGGACGGAACGATTCACGTCGAAGACGTGACGGTCGAGACGGCCGACGGCGAAGAGGTGCCGCGACCGCTCGACCCGTCGAACGTCCGTATCACGGAGCTCGACCTCGAGGACGAGCGTCGCGAGGCACGCCTCGAAGGTGATAGCGAATGA
- a CDS encoding 30S ribosomal protein S17, translated as MAIGLDVETPPEPENPEEYDYEKCPFYGELPVRGQILEGTVVSTDMDKTVVVEREYDVAVPKYDRYMKRRSRIPAHVPGVLEPLSVGDTVKIAETRPLSKTKSHVVVEVTQEATAEDVADLTGQAEPEPELSTEDFAGEDEGDQ; from the coding sequence ATGGCAATAGGACTAGACGTTGAAACCCCTCCGGAACCAGAGAACCCGGAGGAATACGACTACGAGAAGTGTCCGTTCTACGGCGAACTTCCCGTTCGAGGGCAGATCCTCGAGGGAACCGTCGTCTCGACGGACATGGACAAGACCGTAGTCGTCGAACGAGAGTACGACGTAGCGGTTCCGAAGTACGACCGCTACATGAAGCGACGCTCGCGCATCCCGGCTCACGTGCCGGGCGTGCTCGAGCCGCTCTCGGTCGGTGACACGGTCAAGATCGCAGAGACCCGACCACTGTCGAAGACCAAATCGCACGTGGTCGTCGAAGTAACCCAAGAAGCGACCGCGGAGGACGTCGCCGACCTCACCGGCCAGGCCGAACCTGAGCCGGAGCTGTCGACCGAGGACTTCGCGGGCGAAGACGAGGGTGATCAGTGA
- a CDS encoding 30S ribosomal protein S14, which translates to MSESETESDVENERTGEHAAKRTGQEEACQRCGRKQGLVGKYDINLCRQCFREIARDMGFKKYR; encoded by the coding sequence ATGAGTGAAAGCGAAACCGAAAGCGACGTAGAAAACGAGCGCACGGGCGAGCACGCCGCAAAACGCACCGGGCAGGAAGAGGCCTGCCAGCGCTGTGGCCGTAAGCAGGGGTTAGTCGGCAAGTACGACATCAACCTCTGTCGGCAGTGCTTCCGTGAGATCGCTCGCGACATGGGATTCAAGAAGTATCGATAA
- a CDS encoding ribonuclease P protein component 1 gives MPLTPETLPRHELNGLPVRVVESDDASREGLEGRVVIETTNTLSVEVRENGESRVVMVLKSGSTFEFAITDDAADLEKGSGTASKLADTQPAGTEQSAPVDRAGGDAASCRGDDPSRDRRHAAGEGVAYVTVDGSRLLSRPARRTETNGDSPWQ, from the coding sequence ATGCCACTGACACCCGAGACGCTGCCGCGACACGAGCTCAACGGACTTCCCGTTCGCGTCGTCGAGAGCGACGACGCCTCCCGGGAGGGCCTCGAGGGGCGAGTCGTCATCGAGACGACCAACACCCTCTCCGTAGAGGTTCGTGAGAACGGCGAGTCTCGGGTGGTGATGGTACTGAAATCGGGCTCGACGTTCGAGTTCGCGATCACAGATGACGCCGCCGACCTCGAGAAGGGGTCGGGGACCGCGTCCAAACTGGCCGACACTCAACCCGCTGGGACGGAGCAATCCGCACCGGTGGACCGAGCTGGCGGCGATGCTGCCAGCTGTCGTGGTGACGATCCCTCGCGGGATCGCCGCCACGCTGCCGGCGAGGGCGTGGCCTACGTTACGGTCGATGGATCGCGGCTGCTCTCACGACCCGCCCGACGCACGGAAACGAATGGTGACTCACCATGGCAATAG
- a CDS encoding 50S ribosomal protein L22, producing the protein MGINYSVDADPDKTAKAMLRERHMSNKHSKEVARAIKGRTVEEAQEYLQSVIDEEQSVPFKSHNAGAGHRSDIDGWDAGKYPEKVSGEFLDLLENVEANADHQGFDGASMEIVHVAAHKVGESVGRKPRAMGRASSWNTPEVDVEIVVSEQPEDEEGDS; encoded by the coding sequence ATGGGAATCAACTACTCAGTCGACGCGGACCCGGACAAGACCGCGAAAGCGATGCTCCGGGAGCGTCACATGAGCAACAAGCACAGCAAGGAGGTCGCTCGCGCGATCAAGGGTCGCACCGTCGAGGAGGCCCAGGAGTATCTCCAAAGCGTCATCGACGAAGAGCAGTCGGTTCCGTTCAAGTCCCACAACGCCGGTGCCGGTCACCGATCGGACATCGACGGCTGGGACGCCGGCAAGTACCCCGAGAAGGTCTCGGGGGAGTTCCTCGACCTGCTCGAGAACGTCGAGGCCAACGCCGACCACCAGGGATTCGACGGCGCCTCGATGGAGATCGTCCACGTCGCCGCCCACAAGGTCGGCGAGTCCGTCGGCCGCAAGCCCCGCGCGATGGGGCGGGCGTCCTCGTGGAACACGCCGGAGGTCGACGTCGAGATCGTGGTCAGCGAGCAACCAGAGGACGAAGAAGGTGATAGTTAA
- a CDS encoding 30S ribosomal protein S3 produces MADEQQFIENGLQRSQIDEFFQEELGRAGYGGMDVAKTPMGTQIVLKAEKPGMVIGKGGENIRKVTTALEEKFNLEDPQIDVQEVEEPDLNARIVADRLANALERGWYFRKAGHTTIDRIMEAGALGAEIVLSGKVTGARSRVEKFNRGYIKHNGEPAEEVVDHGQGVAVMKLGTIGVDVKIIPPGAELPDDFEIHEEMDPEELVPDAVEANEAEGVEELLEGEPEEAEASAEGDEASADDAVETESEIDEESVEEVIEEEVAGEDEEDVEIPDESPIEEDLDELEEDVEAEAEELVAEMDEEADADADADEDEGGDA; encoded by the coding sequence ATGGCTGACGAACAACAGTTCATCGAAAACGGCCTGCAGCGGTCTCAGATCGATGAGTTCTTCCAGGAAGAGCTCGGCCGCGCAGGCTACGGTGGCATGGACGTCGCCAAGACGCCGATGGGAACCCAGATCGTCCTCAAGGCCGAGAAGCCCGGGATGGTCATCGGCAAGGGCGGCGAGAACATCCGGAAGGTCACGACGGCCCTCGAGGAGAAGTTCAACCTCGAGGACCCCCAGATCGACGTCCAGGAGGTCGAGGAACCCGACCTCAACGCGCGGATCGTCGCGGACCGACTGGCCAACGCGCTCGAGCGCGGCTGGTACTTCCGCAAGGCCGGTCACACGACGATCGACCGGATCATGGAAGCCGGCGCGCTCGGCGCCGAGATCGTCCTCTCCGGGAAGGTCACCGGCGCCCGATCGCGTGTCGAGAAGTTTAACCGCGGCTACATCAAGCACAACGGTGAGCCCGCCGAAGAGGTCGTCGACCACGGCCAGGGCGTCGCGGTGATGAAACTCGGCACCATCGGTGTCGACGTCAAGATCATCCCGCCGGGAGCCGAACTCCCCGACGACTTCGAGATCCACGAAGAGATGGACCCCGAGGAACTCGTCCCCGATGCCGTCGAGGCCAACGAGGCCGAGGGCGTCGAGGAACTCCTCGAGGGCGAACCCGAGGAAGCCGAAGCCAGCGCCGAAGGCGACGAGGCCTCGGCCGACGACGCCGTCGAGACCGAATCCGAGATCGACGAGGAGTCCGTCGAGGAAGTCATCGAGGAGGAGGTCGCCGGCGAGGACGAGGAAGACGTCGAAATCCCCGACGAGTCCCCGATCGAGGAGGATCTGGACGAACTCGAGGAAGACGTCGAAGCCGAGGCTGAAGAACTCGTCGCCGAGATGGACGAGGAAGCCGACGCTGATGCCGACGCGGACGAAGACGAGGGAGGTGACGCCTGA
- a CDS encoding 30S ribosomal protein S5, whose protein sequence is MSANDYNDDGWQPVTRLGRMVQEGDIDTMDAALESGLPLKEPEIVDQLLPGLDDEVLDINMVQRMTDSGRRVKFRCVVVVGNRDGYVGYAEGRDDQVGSAIQKAIGIAKLNMIKVPRGSGSWEDRSDRPHSLTRRTTGKAGSVEVEVIPAPEGLGLAASDTVRHVLELAGIENAWTKSHGNTRTTVNLAKATFNALENASQSRHPRRRPNREEAEVSE, encoded by the coding sequence ATGAGCGCAAACGACTACAACGACGACGGATGGCAGCCGGTCACCCGTCTCGGCCGGATGGTCCAGGAGGGCGACATCGACACGATGGACGCCGCCCTCGAGTCGGGCCTCCCGCTGAAGGAGCCCGAGATCGTCGACCAGCTCCTCCCGGGACTGGACGACGAAGTGCTGGACATCAACATGGTCCAGCGCATGACCGACTCCGGACGCCGCGTGAAGTTCCGATGTGTCGTCGTCGTGGGCAACCGCGACGGCTACGTCGGCTACGCGGAAGGCCGAGACGATCAGGTCGGCTCCGCCATTCAGAAGGCGATCGGTATCGCGAAGCTGAACATGATCAAGGTTCCCCGCGGCTCCGGGTCGTGGGAGGACCGTTCGGACCGACCACACTCGCTGACCCGACGGACGACCGGCAAGGCCGGCTCCGTCGAAGTCGAGGTCATCCCCGCCCCCGAAGGGCTGGGGCTGGCCGCCAGCGACACGGTTCGACACGTCCTCGAGCTGGCCGGCATCGAGAACGCCTGGACCAAGAGCCACGGCAACACTCGAACGACGGTCAACCTCGCGAAAGCGACGTTCAACGCGCTCGAGAACGCGTCCCAGTCGCGTCACCCGCGACGGCGACCGAACCGAGAGGAAGCCGAGGTGAGTGAGTAA
- the rpmC gene encoding 50S ribosomal protein L29 has protein sequence MAILHVDEIRDMTPAERQEELEELETELLNQKSVLAAGGAPENPGRIGELGRTIARIKTIQREEGDLDEDDE, from the coding sequence ATGGCGATCCTCCACGTCGACGAGATCCGCGACATGACGCCCGCCGAACGGCAGGAGGAGCTCGAGGAACTCGAGACCGAACTGCTGAACCAGAAGTCCGTCCTCGCCGCCGGTGGCGCCCCGGAGAACCCGGGTCGCATCGGCGAGCTCGGCCGCACCATCGCGCGGATCAAGACGATCCAGCGCGAGGAAGGCGACCTGGACGAAGACGACGAATAA
- a CDS encoding 50S ribosomal protein L5 — protein sequence MSEADAGDFHEMREPRVEKVVVHMGVGQGGRELGKAEDIIEEVTSQESVRTQAKRTEPDFGIRQGDPIGTKVTLRDDDAYDFLETALPLSNISAKQFDDTGNFSFGVEEHTEFPSQEYDPNVGIYGLDVTVNMVRPGYRVSKRDKATRSIPSRHRLTPEDAIAFLEANFDVTVEEADDE from the coding sequence ATGAGCGAAGCTGACGCCGGTGACTTCCACGAGATGCGCGAACCGCGCGTCGAGAAGGTCGTCGTCCACATGGGCGTCGGTCAGGGTGGTCGCGAACTCGGCAAGGCCGAGGACATCATCGAAGAGGTCACGAGTCAGGAGAGCGTCCGGACCCAGGCGAAACGGACCGAACCCGACTTCGGCATTCGCCAGGGCGACCCGATCGGCACGAAGGTTACCCTTCGCGACGACGACGCCTACGACTTCCTCGAGACGGCACTGCCGCTGTCGAACATCTCGGCCAAACAGTTCGACGACACGGGCAACTTCAGCTTCGGCGTCGAGGAACACACCGAGTTCCCGAGCCAGGAGTACGACCCGAACGTCGGGATCTACGGGCTGGACGTCACCGTCAACATGGTGCGCCCGGGCTACCGCGTCTCCAAGCGCGACAAAGCCACCCGCTCGATTCCGTCGCGACACCGACTGACCCCCGAGGACGCAATCGCGTTCCTCGAGGCGAACTTCGACGTGACCGTCGAGGAGGCAGACGATGAGTGA
- a CDS encoding 50S ribosomal protein L14 → MEAMKADVTQGLKKGSLITCADNTGARELKVISVSGYHGTKNRQPKAGLGDKVTVSVTKGTPEMRRQVLEAVIVRQRKSIRRPDGTRLKFEDNAAVIIDENEEPRGTEIKGPIAREVAERFGAIASTATMIV, encoded by the coding sequence ATGGAGGCGATGAAAGCCGACGTCACTCAGGGACTCAAGAAGGGATCCCTGATCACGTGTGCCGACAACACTGGCGCGCGCGAACTGAAGGTCATCAGCGTCTCGGGCTACCACGGCACCAAGAACCGCCAGCCGAAGGCGGGACTCGGTGACAAGGTGACCGTCTCGGTCACGAAGGGTACCCCCGAGATGCGCCGCCAGGTCCTCGAGGCAGTTATCGTCCGCCAGCGGAAGTCGATCCGCCGGCCCGACGGCACCCGCCTCAAGTTCGAGGACAACGCGGCCGTCATCATCGACGAGAACGAGGAGCCCCGCGGGACGGAGATCAAGGGGCCGATCGCCCGCGAAGTCGCAGAGCGCTTCGGAGCAATCGCCTCTACCGCGACGATGATCGTATAG
- a CDS encoding 30S ribosomal protein S19, with protein sequence MSQEYRTGREGEFTYRGHTLEELQAMELEEVAELLPARQRRSIERGLSVEKQKLLEEAREKEEEETANAPIRTHLRDMPILPEFVGLTFEVYTGQAFERVRVEPEMIGHYLGEFQLTRTSVEHGQAGIGATRSSKFVPLK encoded by the coding sequence ATGAGTCAGGAGTACCGAACCGGCCGCGAAGGTGAGTTCACCTACCGCGGTCACACGCTCGAGGAGCTGCAGGCGATGGAGCTCGAGGAAGTTGCGGAACTGCTCCCCGCTCGCCAGCGGCGAAGTATCGAACGCGGTCTCTCCGTCGAGAAGCAGAAGCTGCTCGAGGAGGCCCGCGAGAAAGAAGAGGAAGAGACGGCGAACGCGCCGATCCGAACGCACCTGCGGGATATGCCGATCCTGCCGGAGTTCGTCGGGCTGACCTTCGAGGTCTACACCGGCCAGGCGTTCGAGCGCGTCCGCGTCGAACCCGAGATGATCGGACACTATCTCGGCGAGTTCCAGCTGACCCGCACGTCCGTCGAGCACGGACAGGCCGGGATCGGCGCGACTCGATCCTCGAAGTTCGTCCCACTGAAGTGA
- a CDS encoding 50S ribosomal protein L19e, with amino-acid sequence MTDLSAQKRLAADVLDVGENRVWLDPEAQSDIAEAITRDEIRELVDEGRIQADDAKGNSRGRARERNKKRAYGHRKGPGKRRGKKGARQNEKEEWQDKIRAQRRKLRDLRDKGEITPTQYRELYKKAGGGEFRSVRYLMNYIDDNYGDQ; translated from the coding sequence ATGACTGATCTCTCCGCACAGAAGCGACTCGCAGCCGACGTCCTGGACGTCGGAGAGAACCGCGTCTGGCTCGACCCCGAAGCCCAGAGCGATATCGCCGAAGCGATCACTCGCGACGAGATCCGCGAACTCGTCGACGAGGGTCGCATTCAGGCCGACGACGCGAAGGGCAACTCCCGCGGCCGCGCTCGAGAGCGCAACAAGAAGCGCGCCTACGGCCACCGCAAGGGCCCGGGCAAGCGCCGCGGCAAGAAGGGCGCCCGCCAGAACGAGAAAGAAGAGTGGCAGGACAAGATTCGCGCACAGCGACGGAAGCTGCGTGACCTCCGCGACAAGGGCGAAATCACGCCCACGCAATACCGCGAGCTCTACAAGAAGGCTGGCGGCGGAGAGTTCCGTAGCGTCCGGTACCTGATGAACTACATCGACGACAACTACGGTGACCAATAA
- a CDS encoding 30S ribosomal protein S8 produces the protein MTGNDPLSNALSGLDNAESVGHLTHEVTPASNEIGSVLEVFYDRGYIDGFEYVDDGKAGQFEIELKGAINECGPVKPRYSVGAEDFEKWEKRYLPARDFGALVVTTSSGIMSHYEAREQGIGGQVIAYVY, from the coding sequence ATGACTGGAAACGATCCACTCAGTAACGCGCTCTCGGGGCTCGACAACGCCGAGAGCGTGGGACATCTCACCCACGAGGTAACGCCCGCCTCGAACGAGATCGGCAGCGTGCTCGAGGTCTTCTACGACCGCGGGTACATCGACGGCTTCGAGTACGTCGACGACGGCAAAGCCGGTCAGTTCGAGATCGAACTGAAAGGAGCGATCAACGAGTGTGGCCCCGTCAAGCCCCGCTACAGCGTCGGTGCCGAGGACTTCGAGAAGTGGGAGAAGCGCTATCTCCCCGCTCGAGACTTCGGTGCGCTCGTCGTTACGACGAGCAGTGGCATCATGAGCCACTACGAGGCGCGTGAGCAGGGAATCGGCGGCCAGGTGATCGCATACGTCTACTAA
- a CDS encoding 50S ribosomal protein L6, whose amino-acid sequence MRVELETPDNVTVEIDHLDVTVEGPEGSVTRRLWYPDVSVDVEGDTVVIESESEDAKTNATVGTFESHLTNAFHGVTEGWEYKMEVFYSHFPMQVRVEDDEVVIENFLGEKAARRTTIHGDTDVSVDDEALTLSGPNKEDVGQTAADIEQLTRVSGKDTRVFQDGVYITEKPATGGA is encoded by the coding sequence ATGCGAGTTGAACTGGAAACCCCTGACAACGTAACCGTCGAGATCGACCACCTCGACGTAACCGTCGAGGGACCGGAGGGGAGCGTCACGCGACGCCTCTGGTACCCCGACGTGAGCGTCGACGTCGAAGGCGACACCGTGGTAATCGAAAGCGAGTCCGAGGACGCGAAGACCAACGCGACCGTCGGTACCTTCGAGAGCCACCTCACCAACGCCTTCCACGGCGTGACCGAGGGCTGGGAGTACAAGATGGAAGTCTTCTACTCTCACTTCCCGATGCAGGTCCGCGTGGAGGACGACGAGGTCGTCATCGAGAACTTCCTCGGCGAAAAGGCAGCGCGACGAACGACTATCCACGGTGACACCGACGTCTCCGTCGACGACGAGGCGCTGACGCTCTCCGGTCCGAACAAGGAGGACGTCGGCCAGACGGCGGCGGACATCGAGCAGCTGACGCGCGTCAGCGGCAAGGACACCCGCGTCTTCCAGGACGGGGTCTACATCACCGAGAAGCCCGCGACCGGAGGTGCCTGA
- a CDS encoding 50S ribosomal protein L32e: protein MADEEPQELEDISGVGASKADALRDAGFESIEDVKEADQDDLAEAEGIGNALAARIKADVGDLEVTEETEAEIEDEGAEEEEPEEDVETELQPRGLTEKTPDLSEEEQRLLNRRKSEGKPQFNRQDYHKKKRTPESWRRPRGTLSKQRRGIKGKGPKVQAGYRTPKSVRGKHPSGFEEVYVENTDDLEGVDGDTEAVRIASSVGARKRERIEEQAEEQGVRVLNPTYEEVEVESND from the coding sequence ATGGCAGACGAAGAACCACAGGAACTCGAGGACATCAGCGGCGTCGGCGCGAGCAAGGCCGACGCGCTGCGCGATGCCGGTTTCGAGTCCATCGAGGACGTCAAAGAGGCCGACCAGGACGACCTGGCCGAGGCCGAGGGCATCGGGAACGCACTCGCCGCGCGTATCAAGGCCGACGTCGGTGACCTCGAGGTCACCGAGGAGACTGAGGCCGAGATCGAAGACGAGGGCGCCGAGGAAGAAGAGCCGGAGGAGGACGTCGAAACGGAGCTTCAGCCCCGCGGGCTGACCGAGAAGACGCCCGATCTCTCCGAGGAAGAACAGCGGCTGCTCAACCGCCGCAAGAGCGAGGGCAAGCCGCAGTTTAACCGACAGGACTACCACAAGAAAAAGCGGACGCCCGAATCCTGGCGCCGACCCCGCGGCACGCTGTCCAAGCAACGCCGCGGCATCAAGGGCAAGGGCCCGAAGGTCCAGGCCGGCTACCGCACGCCGAAGTCCGTTCGGGGCAAACACCCCAGCGGCTTCGAGGAAGTCTACGTCGAGAACACGGACGACCTCGAGGGCGTCGACGGCGACACCGAAGCGGTTCGGATCGCCTCTTCTGTCGGCGCGCGCAAGCGCGAACGGATCGAAGAACAGGCCGAGGAGCAGGGCGTTCGCGTCCTGAACCCGACCTACGAGGAAGTCGAGGTGGAATCCAATGACTGA
- a CDS encoding 30S ribosomal protein S4e: MTKHQKRLSVPKSWPVERKTETFTVKAGAGPHGEEGVPLVVLLRDVLGYVDSKKEARYALSEDAILVNGVPINDEKRPIGIFDIVAFPGREEYFRVFPDEGGRLALTEIDEDAAGSRLGKIEGKQQVPGGDTQLTLHDGTNVLVEDGSEYDTTDSIVVDNDDKSIVAHFPFEEGALVTAVRGNHGGKIGEIDAIDITPGSGPNTVGVSTDDDGFETIQEYIVVIDENFTGDDE; this comes from the coding sequence ATGACGAAACACCAGAAACGACTGTCCGTACCGAAGTCCTGGCCGGTCGAACGCAAGACCGAGACGTTCACGGTCAAGGCCGGCGCCGGTCCGCACGGCGAAGAGGGTGTCCCCCTCGTCGTCCTGCTGCGGGACGTCCTCGGCTACGTCGACTCGAAGAAGGAAGCGCGATACGCCCTGAGCGAGGACGCGATCCTCGTCAACGGGGTGCCGATCAACGACGAGAAGCGACCGATCGGCATCTTCGACATCGTCGCGTTCCCCGGTCGAGAGGAGTACTTCCGCGTCTTCCCCGACGAAGGCGGTCGGCTCGCGCTGACCGAAATTGACGAGGACGCCGCCGGCAGCCGCCTCGGCAAGATCGAGGGCAAGCAGCAGGTCCCCGGCGGGGACACGCAGCTGACCCTCCACGACGGCACGAACGTCCTCGTCGAGGACGGCAGCGAGTACGACACGACCGACTCGATCGTCGTCGACAACGACGACAAATCGATCGTCGCCCACTTCCCGTTCGAGGAGGGCGCGCTCGTGACGGCCGTCCGTGGCAACCACGGCGGCAAGATCGGCGAGATCGACGCGATCGACATCACGCCTGGCAGCGGTCCGAACACCGTCGGCGTCTCCACGGACGACGACGGGTTCGAGACGATTCAGGAGTACATCGTCGTGATCGACGAGAACTTCACAGGTGATGACGAATGA
- a CDS encoding 50S ribosomal protein L18, with amino-acid sequence MATGPRYKVPMRRRREVRTDYHQRLRLLKSGKPRLVARKSNKHTTAQLITPGPQGDETLASAHSSDLEEYGWEAPTSNISAAYLTGLLAGQRAVEAGVEEAVLDIGLNTATPGNKVFAVQEGAIDAGLEIPHNDSVLADWSRTRGEHIAEYAEQRDEPLYGGDFDATDLPEHFDEVREAILE; translated from the coding sequence ATGGCGACAGGACCACGATACAAAGTTCCGATGCGGCGTCGCCGTGAGGTCCGGACGGACTACCATCAGAGGTTGCGCCTGCTGAAATCGGGCAAACCGCGCCTCGTCGCTCGCAAGAGCAACAAGCACACTACGGCGCAGCTGATAACCCCCGGACCACAGGGCGACGAGACGCTCGCGAGCGCACACTCGAGCGATCTCGAGGAGTACGGCTGGGAAGCCCCCACGAGTAACATTTCCGCGGCATACCTGACCGGCCTGCTGGCCGGCCAGCGAGCCGTCGAGGCCGGCGTCGAGGAAGCGGTACTCGACATCGGTCTCAACACCGCGACGCCCGGCAACAAGGTGTTCGCGGTGCAGGAGGGGGCCATCGACGCCGGCCTCGAGATCCCGCACAACGACAGCGTGCTCGCAGACTGGTCGCGTACCCGCGGCGAACACATCGCCGAGTACGCCGAGCAGCGAGACGAGCCGCTTTACGGCGGTGACTTCGACGCAACGGATCTACCAGAACACTTCGACGAGGTACGAGAGGCGATCCTCGAATGA